Proteins from a genomic interval of Nematostella vectensis chromosome 12, jaNemVect1.1, whole genome shotgun sequence:
- the LOC5520570 gene encoding uncharacterized protein LOC5520570 isoform X4 → MAASFPVWIGGLSEDVTENVLLELFNKFGPVKDVVILRDESGKSRQSGFVNFWSSDVAEAANVGMNGCDILGKIVETKYAKEVTTNYSKVHMVKVNASQKKLNSRKLADCSYFIDKKDCPFKTGQCPYRHSAAALLSTVECEKWKSKLCEDVNCSSKHSKNNTVKYQTVPPPRCPSHNAFKCNGECGSEECDTHFMEMEAMKEHIKRGKERKHLPSGACGVCKAVFFSDEERQRHACLNPKHHSGQPVKIPLYHPTPIYTSSQPHSHHTTLFSKKPAVRGSLTAGANALKSSTTCFSCGDSYEHSGDSLSSFECGLDGVGFGGHRCPNSPSVRNINSEEPIGVFWDIENCPVPRGKSALSVVGKIRKVFFANKREVEFMCVCDINKEKKEVIEDLNKAQVTVVHINATSKNAADDKLRQSLRRFAQSYPSPATVILVSGDINFAAELSDLRHRHNLTVVCLHNAHAQTALLACAHENKRFDLFTADLPIIATTPNRTGDESGLSTELTILNLPVGKDVAHIKSRLRQLSDNCGGHVISVTGRTAAIRFANHPSAARAKKRIDGEDVFGSAIQVVYSSVNGSSPLKGSPLKSRRAMDPKDPATPSRKLSNFIPIVTRDKPTRPLPVKSNNNPGSGLENSEWNRYVKNPAGVQVDDDDPLEDFTGKPLRIVSQSATTSIHPTTTCSATYAYPTMWQQHPYYPGVINIPSHSGAFPAMNPLMMGGHHLTTPWLASLHNFTMLDQQRGGIDLLVGNLDETVSKKELKKKLASVFREHCKVYSVVLHAGEDMPLRAFVKVPKLPDAQIAMSKVHNQQIFNTAVTVTIATEKEKELCFLRCEVTSVLKEAPLHWMPLTKFLSEFYEKCSHAFDMSSIGMLPDLVVILGKPGSQTISLVTHVLGSVKVIIEQESFTLEVHNLLKQYKGNLPLVNFAACYWIKFNKHIEVGVNGIPLAEALEAVPNVRVTSSEAGNETVCWAKTGIRNGGVISKLLELSAELQELLKAQQEFKLPLSQVISAYQKWFNRRLPFDPMVYGFSSVRDLLDALPSVVEVIDDGMERYVMLTKRLRVLVFEQDVRTLLECQPGQTLLLTAFMPAYKRFFGRKCEVSDYGFSRLLDLMDAVKPAAQMQGTGDSRTVHLIDKACYKANKIENRMTLHILSRELQDLLATCPSQRLPVAQVMLKYAECYGQYFKIGECGYTLLEDLLAAIPTVQLIDINGVKYVCLPESPPPTPPRHSQTAPQQSPLKKISTNQQCTDTSQPRKVSQLKGNQQVKVTDLSSLPVKNNLCPSQAAKVGLLETETGKANNSSSLPRKTASGKPTQSGPPGKVEHPSKGVLLGKVDQPSKAGLPGKVDQPSKTKQSFGQSTKSLPNTLVDEIAELVREHDGQFLVASRLSAAYKKRFNRKLPIAFSKICEMLDCSETELKIKGKGVDQIFCLTRKTDSEHRALDALADDIVTILRKYPGCRVARAGLSDIYARHKGHGIMPKRWGYPNIDTLLEQLSDIVQVVGTGELAAVCLRQEYLLRCFARQIVNMLHHHVTSRPILVSSLKKVYEKTTGNPLHPQLYGYQNPTELLDAIGAVVEVVGENSRQRLCLTALQMFSIETKQLLLQNDGCVSLNRFAPCFQQLYNRPCRAADYGYGRIAEVLSTISGLVDIRGDGAEKMVLLTEASDVLLDDIGGHERDQESSSMTSSSGDTTNKDNSDSEDSVIVEEEKEEEELNEEGTDASVVSGEDLIKLEEVASSSNTSEVTYADDWMMAPVPRTLPEPLLFPSAPAAPPVIGDLISFTEFDHELSFAGLEPELEQAVPRATLKNIAVLQARETNGRSQDVSRNAVTFSREPSHASDQDLSDKSLDISEKVANRQTPDAYGKEKSRQSPADKGRRTPMVKLAVNFTMAGKK, encoded by the exons tGCCCTTATCGTCACAGTGCAGCAGCATTGTTATCAACTGTTGAATGTGAGAAATGGAAGAGTAAACTTTGTGAAGATGTCAACTGTTCTTCAAAACATTCTAAAAACAACACAGTAAAATACCAGACAG TTCCCCCACCTAGATGTCCAAGCCACAATGCTTTCAAATGTAACGGGGAGTGTGGATCTGAGGAATGCGATACTCACTTTATGGAGATGGAAGCCATGAAGGAACACATCAAAAGAGGGAAGGAGAGAAAACATTTGCCCTCAGGGGCATGTGGCGTG tGCAAAGCTGTTTTCTTTAGCGACGAAGAAAGGCAGCGCCATGCATGCCTCAACCCTAAGCACCATTCTGGACAACCTGTTAAAATACCGCTGTACCACCCTACACCCATCTACACTTCCTCCCAACCACACAGCCACCACACTACTCTATTTAGCAAAAAGCCTGCTGTACGTGGCTCTCTAACTGCTGGAGCTAATGCTTTAAAATCGAGCACTACATGCTTTTCTTGTGGAGACAGCTATGAGCATTCTGGAGACTCCCTGAGTAGTTTTGAGTGCGGCTTGGATGGGGTGGGATTTGGTGGTCATAGATGTCCTAATTCACCTTCCGTGAGGAATATTAATAGCGAGG AACCTATTGGTGTGTTTTGGGATATTGAGAACTGCCCAGTACCTCGTGGGAAGTCAGCACTATCCGTGGTGGGGAAGATTAGAAAAGTATTTTTCGCTAATAAGCGGGAGGTGGAGTTTATGTGTGTGTGCGACATCAATAAGGAGAAAAAGGAAGTCATAGAAGATCTCAACAAGGCTCAG GTGACTGTTGTACACATCAACGCAACATCAAAGAATGCTGCTGATGACAAACTGCGTCAGTCACTTCGCCGCTTTGCACAATCCTACCCTTCCCCTGCCACGGTCATCCTTGTGTCTGGCGATATCAACTTTGCGGCAGAGCTCTCTGACCTGCGCCATCGGCATAATCTCACTGTTGTCTGTTTGCACAATGCTCATGCACAGACAGCACTGCTTGCTTGTGCACACGAGAACAAGCGCTTTGACCTGTTCACTGCTGACCTGCCAATCATTGCAACAACGCCTAATAGG ACTGGTGATGAATCAGGCCTGTCCACTGAGCTCACAATCCTTAATCTTCCTGTTGGGAAAGACGTCGCTCACATCAAGTCGAGGCTGAGGCAGCTATCTGATAACTGTGGGGGTCATGTGATTAGTGTTACAGGGCGAACAGCTGCTATTAGATTCGCCAACCACCCAAGCGCTGCAAG GGCTAAGAAGAGGATTGATGGAGAGGACGTGTTTGGTTCAGCAATACAGGTAGTCTATTCATCAGTGAACGGTTCAAGCCCTCTCAAGGGAAGCCCACTGAAATCAAGACGTgctatggaccccaaggacccaGCAACTCCGTCCAGGAAACTCAGCAACTTTATACCAATCGTCACTAGAGATAAGCCTACCAGACCATTGCCGGTCAAAAGTAATAATAACCCAGGGTCTGGTCTGGAAAATTCGGAATGGAATCGCTATGTGAAGAACCCTGCTGGAGTGCAAGTGGATGACGATGATCCCTTGGAGGACTTCACAGGGAAGCCCTTAAGAATAGTCTCTCAGTCTGCTACAACATCTATACACCCAACCACAACTTGCAGTGCCACCTACGCCTACCCAACAATGTGGCAGCAACATCCATATTACCCTGGGGTCATCAATATCCCCAGCCACAGCGGTGCCTTCCCTGCGATGAACCCCCTCATGATGGGAGGTCACCACCTGACCACGCCCTGGCTGGCAAGTCTGCATAACTTTACCATGCTCGATCAGCAGCGAGGAGGGATTGACTTGCTTGTGGGGAACCTTGATGAGACGGTCAGTAAGAAGGAGCTAAAGAAGAAGTTGGCATCAGTGTTCAGGGAACACTGCAAG GTGTACTCGGTGGTTCTCCACGCAGGAGAAGACATGCCTTTGCGAGCCTTCGTCAAAGTCCCAAAACTTCCGGACGCCCAGATTGCAATGTCAAAGGTCCACAATCAACAGATATTCAATACTGCTGTCACTGTCACCATAGCAACCGAAAAGGAGAAGGAGCTGTGCTTCCTACGCTGTGAAGTGACGTCAGTTCTGAAGGAAGCTCCCTTACACTGGATGCCGCTCACTAAGTTCCTGAGCGAGTTTTATGAGAAGTGCTCACATGCCTTTGACATGAGCTCTATAGGCATGCTTCCTGATCTGGTAGTCATTCTTGGAAAGCCTGGAAGTCAGACGATAAGCCTGGTGACACATGTTCTTGGAAGTGTTAAG GTTATCATAGAGCAAGAGAGTTTCACCTTGGAAGTCCACAATCTCTTAAAACAGTACAAAGGGAATCTTCCCCTAGTGAACTTTGCTGCATGTTACTGGATCAAGTTCAACAAGCATATAGAGGTCGGTGTGAATGGAATACCTCTAGCAGAGGCCTTAGAGGCGGTACCTAATGTACGTGTGACGTCGTCAGAAGCAGGCAATGAAACCGTCTGCTGGGCTAAGACTGGGATACGTAACG gcggAGTCATCTCTAAGCTGTTAGAACTGTCTGCTGAACTCCAAGAGCTGCTAAAGGCACAGCAAGAGTTCAAGCTTCCACTGAGTCAAGTGATATCAGCCTACCAAAAGTGGTTCAACAGACGGTTGCCATTTGACCCTATGGTGTATGGGTTCTCGTCTGTGAGGGACTTACTGGATGCCCTCCCTTCGGTCGTCGAG GTTATAGATGATGGTATGGAACGATATGTGATGCTCACCAAGCGCCTCAGGGTCCTGGTATTTGAGCAAGATGTGCGGACGCTACTGGAGTGCCAGCCAGGCCAGACATTGCTACTCACCGCCTTCATGCCAGCTTATAAAAGGTTCTTTGGACGCAAGTGTGAGGTGTCCGACTATGGATTTTCCAGGCTTCTTGATCTCATGGATGCAGTCAAGCCTGCTGCACAG ATGCAAGGCACTGGTGACTCCCGCACCGTCCATCTAATAGATAAag CTTGCtacaaagcaaacaaaatcgAAAATCGAATGACGCTCCACATCCTGTCCCGCGAGCTGCAGGATCTCCTCGCCACGTGCCCGTCCCAGCGCCTCCCGGTCGCGCAGGTCATGTTGAAGTATGCAGAGTGTTACGGACAGTACTTCAAGATTGGAGAGTGCGGATACACACTGCTGGAGGATTTACTAGCGGCTATACCCACTGTACAG CTCATAGATATAAACGGAGTGAAGTACGTCTGCTTGCCGGAGTCACCACCCCCCACGCCTCCCAGACACTCCCAAACAGCCCCACAACAAAGTCCCTTGAAGAAAATCAGCACAAACCAGCAGTGCACTGATACAAGTCAACCGAGAAAAGTTAGCCAGCTTAAAGGAAATCAGCAGGTCAAAGTGACTGATCTATCCAGTCTACCTGTGAAAAACAATTTATGTCCAAGTCAAGCAGCTAAAGTGGGTCTCTTAGAAACTGAGACTGGAAAAGCAAATAACTCTTCAAGCTTACCCCGTAAAACTGCATCTGGAAAACCGACCCAGTCAGGTCCGCCTGGAAAAGTAGAGCACCCATCAAAGGGAGTTCTGCTTGGAAAAGTAGACCAGCCATCAAAGGCAGGTCTGCCTGGAAAAGTAGACCAGCCATCTAAGACGAAACAGTCTTTTGGCCAATCCACTAAATCATTACCTAATACCCTTGTTGATGAGATAGCGGAACTTGTCAGAGAGCACGATGGTCAGTTCCTGGTGGCAAGCCGACTCTCCGCTGCATACAAGAAGAGATTTAATAGAAAGCTTCCTATCGCTTTTAGTAAGATATGTGAAATGCTGGATTGCAGTGAGACCGAGTTGAAG ATCAAAGGAAAAGGCGTGGatcaaatattttgtttgacaagaaaaacagactcAG AGCACCGTGCCCTTGACGCCCTTGCTGACGACATTGTCACTATCCTTAGGAAGTACCCCGGATGCCGTGTTGCTCGCGCAGGTCTATCCGATATTTACGCGCGTCACAAGGGCCATGGCATCATGCCAAAGCGCTGGGGTTACCCCAATATTGACACTTTACTGGAGCAACTCAGCGACATAGTGCAG GTTGTCGGCACTGGTGAACTGGCAGCCGTGTGCTTGCGACAGGAGTATCTTCTCCGATGTTTTGCTCGTCAAATAGTCAACATGCTGCACCACCACGTGACCTCACGGCCAATCTTGGTCTCCTCCTTGAAAAAAGTCTATGAAAagaccacagggaacccgctACACCCTCAGCTGTATGGCTACCAGAACCCCACTGAGTTACTTGATGCCATTGGTGCCGTAGTGGAG GTTGTTGGTGAAAACTCTAGGCAGCGCCTCTGCCTGACTGCTCTGCAGATGTTTTCCATAGAGACCAAGCAGCTCCTTCTACAAAACGATGGATGTGTCTCCCTTAACAG GTTCGCTCCGTGTTTCCAACAACTGTACAACCGGCCTTGCCGTGCTGCGGACTATGGCTACGGTCGCATCGCAGAGGTACTGAGTACCATATCAGGACTGGTGGAC ATCAGGGGCGATGGCGCTGAGAAGATGGTCCTCTTGACAGAGGCGTCCGACGTGTTGCTTGACGATATCG GCGGCCATGAGAGAGATCAGGAGTCCAGCTCAATGACATCGAGTTCCGGGGATACAACAAACAAAGACAACAGTGATAGCGAGGACTCCGTGATCGTGGAAGAAG aaaaagaagaagaagaactGAATGAGGAAGGAACTGATGCAAGTGTTGTCAGTGGTGAAG ATTTGATCAAGCTTGAGGAGGTAGCATCGTCTTCCAATACCTCTGAGGTCACCTATGCCGATGACTGGATGATGGCCCCAGTACCCCGGACCCTACCTGAACCGTTACTTTTCCCATCTGCCCCTGCTGCACCCCCAGTAATAGGGGACCTGATTTCCTTCACCGAATTTGATCATGAACTTTCTTTCGCCGGACTGGAGCCAGAGCTCGAACAGGCGGTACCAAGAGCCACACTAAAAAACATCG CTGTTTTACAAGCTAGGGAAACCAATGGTCGAAGCCAGGACGTTTCCAGGAATGCAGTGACGTTTTCCAGGGAACCATCGCATGCTTCTGACCAGGATTTGTCCGATAAATCATTAGATATTTCTGAAAAGGTTGCGAACCGGCAGACACCAGATGCGTATGGCAAGGAAAAGTCCAGACAGTCACCTGCAGATAAAGGCAGGCGAACGCCTATGGTTAAACTGGCTGTCAACTTTACCATGGCCGGAAAGAAGTAG
- the LOC5520570 gene encoding uncharacterized protein LOC5520570 isoform X3 — translation MAASFPVWIGGLSEDVTENVLLELFNKFGPVKDVVILRDESGKSRQSGFVNFWSSDVAEAANVGMNGCDILGKIVETKYAKEVTTNYSKVHMVKVNASQKKLNSRKLADCSYFIDKKDCPFKTGQCPYRHSAAALLSTVECEKWKSKLCEDVNCSSKHSKNNTVKYQTVPPPRCPSHNAFKCNGECGSEECDTHFMEMEAMKEHIKRGKERKHLPSGACGVCKAVFFSDEERQRHACLNPKHHSGQPVKIPLYHPTPIYTSSQPHSHHTTLFSKKPAVRGSLTAGANALKSSTTCFSCGDSYEHSGDSLSSFECGLDGVGFGGHRCPNSPSVRNINSEEPIGVFWDIENCPVPRGKSALSVVGKIRKVFFANKREVEFMCVCDINKEKKEVIEDLNKAQVTVVHINATSKNAADDKLRQSLRRFAQSYPSPATVILVSGDINFAAELSDLRHRHNLTVVCLHNAHAQTALLACAHENKRFDLFTADLPIIATTPNRTGDESGLSTELTILNLPVGKDVAHIKSRLRQLSDNCGGHVISVTGRTAAIRFANHPSAARAKKRIDGEDVFGSAIQVVYSSVNGSSPLKGSPLKSRRAMDPKDPATPSRKLSNFIPIVTRDKPTRPLPVKSNNNPGSGLENSEWNRYVKNPAGVQVDDDDPLEDFTGKPLRIVSQSATTSIHPTTTCSATYAYPTMWQQHPYYPGVINIPSHSGAFPAMNPLMMGGHHLTTPWLASLHNFTMLDQQRGGIDLLVGNLDETVSKKELKKKLASVFREHCKVYSVVLHAGEDMPLRAFVKVPKLPDAQIAMSKVHNQQIFNTAVTVTIATEKEKELCFLRCEVTSVLKEAPLHWMPLTKFLSEFYEKCSHAFDMSSIGMLPDLVVILGKPGSQTISLVTHVLGSVKVIIEQESFTLEVHNLLKQYKGNLPLVNFAACYWIKFNKHIEVGVNGIPLAEALEAVPNVRVTSSEAGNETVCWAKTGIRNGGVISKLLELSAELQELLKAQQEFKLPLSQVISAYQKWFNRRLPFDPMVYGFSSVRDLLDALPSVVEVIDDGMERYVMLTKRLRVLVFEQDVRTLLECQPGQTLLLTAFMPAYKRFFGRKCEVSDYGFSRLLDLMDAVKPAAQMQGTGDSRTVHLIDKACYKANKIENRMTLHILSRELQDLLATCPSQRLPVAQVMLKYAECYGQYFKIGECGYTLLEDLLAAIPTVQLIDINGVKYVCLPESPPPTPPRHSQTAPQQSPLKKISTNQQCTDTSQPRKVSQLKGNQQVKVTDLSSLPVKNNLCPSQAAKVGLLETETGKANNSSSLPRKTASGKPTQSGPPGKVEHPSKGVLLGKVDQPSKAGLPGKVDQPSKTKQSFGQSTKSLPNTLVDEIAELVREHDGQFLVASRLSAAYKKRFNRKLPIAFSKICEMLDCSETELKIKGKGVDQIFCLTRKTDSEHRALDALADDIVTILRKYPGCRVARAGLSDIYARHKGHGIMPKRWGYPNIDTLLEQLSDIVQVVGTGELAAVCLRQEYLLRCFARQIVNMLHHHVTSRPILVSSLKKVYEKTTGNPLHPQLYGYQNPTELLDAIGAVVEVVGENSRQRLCLTALQMFSIETKQLLLQNDGCVSLNRFAPCFQQLYNRPCRAADYGYGRIAEVLSTISGLVDIRGDGAEKMVLLTEASDVLLDDIGGHERDQESSSMTSSSGDTTNKDNSDSEDSVIVEEEKEEEELNEEGTDASVVSGEDLIKLEEVASSSNTSEVTYADDWMMAPVPRTLPEPLLFPSAPAAPPVIGDLISFTEFDHELSFAGLEPELEQAVPRATLKNIAAVLQARETNGRSQDVSRNAVTFSREPSHASDQDLSDKSLDISEKVANRQTPDAYGKEKSRQSPADKGRRTPMVKLAVNFTMAGKK, via the exons tGCCCTTATCGTCACAGTGCAGCAGCATTGTTATCAACTGTTGAATGTGAGAAATGGAAGAGTAAACTTTGTGAAGATGTCAACTGTTCTTCAAAACATTCTAAAAACAACACAGTAAAATACCAGACAG TTCCCCCACCTAGATGTCCAAGCCACAATGCTTTCAAATGTAACGGGGAGTGTGGATCTGAGGAATGCGATACTCACTTTATGGAGATGGAAGCCATGAAGGAACACATCAAAAGAGGGAAGGAGAGAAAACATTTGCCCTCAGGGGCATGTGGCGTG tGCAAAGCTGTTTTCTTTAGCGACGAAGAAAGGCAGCGCCATGCATGCCTCAACCCTAAGCACCATTCTGGACAACCTGTTAAAATACCGCTGTACCACCCTACACCCATCTACACTTCCTCCCAACCACACAGCCACCACACTACTCTATTTAGCAAAAAGCCTGCTGTACGTGGCTCTCTAACTGCTGGAGCTAATGCTTTAAAATCGAGCACTACATGCTTTTCTTGTGGAGACAGCTATGAGCATTCTGGAGACTCCCTGAGTAGTTTTGAGTGCGGCTTGGATGGGGTGGGATTTGGTGGTCATAGATGTCCTAATTCACCTTCCGTGAGGAATATTAATAGCGAGG AACCTATTGGTGTGTTTTGGGATATTGAGAACTGCCCAGTACCTCGTGGGAAGTCAGCACTATCCGTGGTGGGGAAGATTAGAAAAGTATTTTTCGCTAATAAGCGGGAGGTGGAGTTTATGTGTGTGTGCGACATCAATAAGGAGAAAAAGGAAGTCATAGAAGATCTCAACAAGGCTCAG GTGACTGTTGTACACATCAACGCAACATCAAAGAATGCTGCTGATGACAAACTGCGTCAGTCACTTCGCCGCTTTGCACAATCCTACCCTTCCCCTGCCACGGTCATCCTTGTGTCTGGCGATATCAACTTTGCGGCAGAGCTCTCTGACCTGCGCCATCGGCATAATCTCACTGTTGTCTGTTTGCACAATGCTCATGCACAGACAGCACTGCTTGCTTGTGCACACGAGAACAAGCGCTTTGACCTGTTCACTGCTGACCTGCCAATCATTGCAACAACGCCTAATAGG ACTGGTGATGAATCAGGCCTGTCCACTGAGCTCACAATCCTTAATCTTCCTGTTGGGAAAGACGTCGCTCACATCAAGTCGAGGCTGAGGCAGCTATCTGATAACTGTGGGGGTCATGTGATTAGTGTTACAGGGCGAACAGCTGCTATTAGATTCGCCAACCACCCAAGCGCTGCAAG GGCTAAGAAGAGGATTGATGGAGAGGACGTGTTTGGTTCAGCAATACAGGTAGTCTATTCATCAGTGAACGGTTCAAGCCCTCTCAAGGGAAGCCCACTGAAATCAAGACGTgctatggaccccaaggacccaGCAACTCCGTCCAGGAAACTCAGCAACTTTATACCAATCGTCACTAGAGATAAGCCTACCAGACCATTGCCGGTCAAAAGTAATAATAACCCAGGGTCTGGTCTGGAAAATTCGGAATGGAATCGCTATGTGAAGAACCCTGCTGGAGTGCAAGTGGATGACGATGATCCCTTGGAGGACTTCACAGGGAAGCCCTTAAGAATAGTCTCTCAGTCTGCTACAACATCTATACACCCAACCACAACTTGCAGTGCCACCTACGCCTACCCAACAATGTGGCAGCAACATCCATATTACCCTGGGGTCATCAATATCCCCAGCCACAGCGGTGCCTTCCCTGCGATGAACCCCCTCATGATGGGAGGTCACCACCTGACCACGCCCTGGCTGGCAAGTCTGCATAACTTTACCATGCTCGATCAGCAGCGAGGAGGGATTGACTTGCTTGTGGGGAACCTTGATGAGACGGTCAGTAAGAAGGAGCTAAAGAAGAAGTTGGCATCAGTGTTCAGGGAACACTGCAAG GTGTACTCGGTGGTTCTCCACGCAGGAGAAGACATGCCTTTGCGAGCCTTCGTCAAAGTCCCAAAACTTCCGGACGCCCAGATTGCAATGTCAAAGGTCCACAATCAACAGATATTCAATACTGCTGTCACTGTCACCATAGCAACCGAAAAGGAGAAGGAGCTGTGCTTCCTACGCTGTGAAGTGACGTCAGTTCTGAAGGAAGCTCCCTTACACTGGATGCCGCTCACTAAGTTCCTGAGCGAGTTTTATGAGAAGTGCTCACATGCCTTTGACATGAGCTCTATAGGCATGCTTCCTGATCTGGTAGTCATTCTTGGAAAGCCTGGAAGTCAGACGATAAGCCTGGTGACACATGTTCTTGGAAGTGTTAAG GTTATCATAGAGCAAGAGAGTTTCACCTTGGAAGTCCACAATCTCTTAAAACAGTACAAAGGGAATCTTCCCCTAGTGAACTTTGCTGCATGTTACTGGATCAAGTTCAACAAGCATATAGAGGTCGGTGTGAATGGAATACCTCTAGCAGAGGCCTTAGAGGCGGTACCTAATGTACGTGTGACGTCGTCAGAAGCAGGCAATGAAACCGTCTGCTGGGCTAAGACTGGGATACGTAACG gcggAGTCATCTCTAAGCTGTTAGAACTGTCTGCTGAACTCCAAGAGCTGCTAAAGGCACAGCAAGAGTTCAAGCTTCCACTGAGTCAAGTGATATCAGCCTACCAAAAGTGGTTCAACAGACGGTTGCCATTTGACCCTATGGTGTATGGGTTCTCGTCTGTGAGGGACTTACTGGATGCCCTCCCTTCGGTCGTCGAG GTTATAGATGATGGTATGGAACGATATGTGATGCTCACCAAGCGCCTCAGGGTCCTGGTATTTGAGCAAGATGTGCGGACGCTACTGGAGTGCCAGCCAGGCCAGACATTGCTACTCACCGCCTTCATGCCAGCTTATAAAAGGTTCTTTGGACGCAAGTGTGAGGTGTCCGACTATGGATTTTCCAGGCTTCTTGATCTCATGGATGCAGTCAAGCCTGCTGCACAG ATGCAAGGCACTGGTGACTCCCGCACCGTCCATCTAATAGATAAag CTTGCtacaaagcaaacaaaatcgAAAATCGAATGACGCTCCACATCCTGTCCCGCGAGCTGCAGGATCTCCTCGCCACGTGCCCGTCCCAGCGCCTCCCGGTCGCGCAGGTCATGTTGAAGTATGCAGAGTGTTACGGACAGTACTTCAAGATTGGAGAGTGCGGATACACACTGCTGGAGGATTTACTAGCGGCTATACCCACTGTACAG CTCATAGATATAAACGGAGTGAAGTACGTCTGCTTGCCGGAGTCACCACCCCCCACGCCTCCCAGACACTCCCAAACAGCCCCACAACAAAGTCCCTTGAAGAAAATCAGCACAAACCAGCAGTGCACTGATACAAGTCAACCGAGAAAAGTTAGCCAGCTTAAAGGAAATCAGCAGGTCAAAGTGACTGATCTATCCAGTCTACCTGTGAAAAACAATTTATGTCCAAGTCAAGCAGCTAAAGTGGGTCTCTTAGAAACTGAGACTGGAAAAGCAAATAACTCTTCAAGCTTACCCCGTAAAACTGCATCTGGAAAACCGACCCAGTCAGGTCCGCCTGGAAAAGTAGAGCACCCATCAAAGGGAGTTCTGCTTGGAAAAGTAGACCAGCCATCAAAGGCAGGTCTGCCTGGAAAAGTAGACCAGCCATCTAAGACGAAACAGTCTTTTGGCCAATCCACTAAATCATTACCTAATACCCTTGTTGATGAGATAGCGGAACTTGTCAGAGAGCACGATGGTCAGTTCCTGGTGGCAAGCCGACTCTCCGCTGCATACAAGAAGAGATTTAATAGAAAGCTTCCTATCGCTTTTAGTAAGATATGTGAAATGCTGGATTGCAGTGAGACCGAGTTGAAG ATCAAAGGAAAAGGCGTGGatcaaatattttgtttgacaagaaaaacagactcAG AGCACCGTGCCCTTGACGCCCTTGCTGACGACATTGTCACTATCCTTAGGAAGTACCCCGGATGCCGTGTTGCTCGCGCAGGTCTATCCGATATTTACGCGCGTCACAAGGGCCATGGCATCATGCCAAAGCGCTGGGGTTACCCCAATATTGACACTTTACTGGAGCAACTCAGCGACATAGTGCAG GTTGTCGGCACTGGTGAACTGGCAGCCGTGTGCTTGCGACAGGAGTATCTTCTCCGATGTTTTGCTCGTCAAATAGTCAACATGCTGCACCACCACGTGACCTCACGGCCAATCTTGGTCTCCTCCTTGAAAAAAGTCTATGAAAagaccacagggaacccgctACACCCTCAGCTGTATGGCTACCAGAACCCCACTGAGTTACTTGATGCCATTGGTGCCGTAGTGGAG GTTGTTGGTGAAAACTCTAGGCAGCGCCTCTGCCTGACTGCTCTGCAGATGTTTTCCATAGAGACCAAGCAGCTCCTTCTACAAAACGATGGATGTGTCTCCCTTAACAG GTTCGCTCCGTGTTTCCAACAACTGTACAACCGGCCTTGCCGTGCTGCGGACTATGGCTACGGTCGCATCGCAGAGGTACTGAGTACCATATCAGGACTGGTGGAC ATCAGGGGCGATGGCGCTGAGAAGATGGTCCTCTTGACAGAGGCGTCCGACGTGTTGCTTGACGATATCG GCGGCCATGAGAGAGATCAGGAGTCCAGCTCAATGACATCGAGTTCCGGGGATACAACAAACAAAGACAACAGTGATAGCGAGGACTCCGTGATCGTGGAAGAAG aaaaagaagaagaagaactGAATGAGGAAGGAACTGATGCAAGTGTTGTCAGTGGTGAAG ATTTGATCAAGCTTGAGGAGGTAGCATCGTCTTCCAATACCTCTGAGGTCACCTATGCCGATGACTGGATGATGGCCCCAGTACCCCGGACCCTACCTGAACCGTTACTTTTCCCATCTGCCCCTGCTGCACCCCCAGTAATAGGGGACCTGATTTCCTTCACCGAATTTGATCATGAACTTTCTTTCGCCGGACTGGAGCCAGAGCTCGAACAGGCGGTACCAAGAGCCACACTAAAAAACATCG CAGCTGTTTTACAAGCTAGGGAAACCAATGGTCGAAGCCAGGACGTTTCCAGGAATGCAGTGACGTTTTCCAGGGAACCATCGCATGCTTCTGACCAGGATTTGTCCGATAAATCATTAGATATTTCTGAAAAGGTTGCGAACCGGCAGACACCAGATGCGTATGGCAAGGAAAAGTCCAGACAGTCACCTGCAGATAAAGGCAGGCGAACGCCTATGGTTAAACTGGCTGTCAACTTTACCATGGCCGGAAAGAAGTAG